A genomic window from Gracilinanus agilis isolate LMUSP501 chromosome X, AgileGrace, whole genome shotgun sequence includes:
- the LOC123253497 gene encoding E3 ubiquitin-protein ligase Hakai-like — MLSKVAAGVKDWSSSNEERYDRRRGEPLKNQPKLPEQFFGDFAGNIFGVKDDTTGPLCDKCELPVKLYGRLIPCKHAFCYDCAILPKEKGARVCPGCNSAVHRIEQCLPGSIFMCDTVQGCKRTYLSQRDLQAHINHRHMGVVKLVTPVTENGRAPVPSTSAQVHDRFTMPLEKRYISHIPPEQHTTTPLLPLQYVPREHYNQPQEDIRAPPVDYPVLPMVTTSPWGRQENLKRKCSNLITVPIRDDLNLGPQPPPVSALDRHHPQFQGQLFSHPHHTIPPQQFYVPPPLPPPFPPPPPPLPPPPPPPPPPPPGALSHSMRYSFQAPGTPYVRYSQVPPPSVTSVLPPVNQPFQHIIAQMVPRMNHPLPRFPSTLRGGLPVKVRRPYQYNPNPWLQFPEYQRPLNPSITQPGKMNPGVWAASRGRPQFPSMQGPFRGAFSGPSYPDRMRNRLY, encoded by the coding sequence ATGCTTTCCAAAGTAGCTGCTGGTGTTAAAGACTGGTCTAGTTCTAACGAAGAAAGATATGACCGTAGAAGGGGGGAACCGTTGAAAAATCAGCCCAAATTGCCTGAACAATTTTTTGGGGACTTTGCGGGAAATATTTTCGGTGTAAAGGATGATACTACAGGCCCTTTGTGTGACAAATGTGAACTCCCCGTTAAACTATATGGGCGCTTGATACCCTGCAAGCATGCTTTTTGCTATGACTGTGCTATTTTGCCTAAAGAAAAGGGAGCTAGAGTGTGCCCGGGCTGTAATAGTGCTGTGCATCGAATCGAACAATGTTTGCCAGGTTCTATCTTCATGTGTGACACTGTTCAGGGGTGCAAGAGAACCTACTTATCTCAAAGGGACTTACAGGCTCACATCAACCACCGTCATATGGGCGTGGTAAAACTGGTTACTCCTGTGACTGAAAATGGCCGCGCTCCTGTTCCCTCAACATCCGCTCAAGTTCATGATCGTTTTACGATGCCTTTAGAGAAGCGTTATATAAGCCACATTCCTCCAGAGCAGCACACCACCACGCCATTACTTCCTTTGCAGTATGTGCCCCGTGAGCATTATAATCAACCACAGGAGGATATTCGAGCTCCTCCTGTGGATTACCCAGTGCTTCCAATGGTTACCACATCTCCTTGGGGCAGGCAggaaaatctaaaaagaaaatgcaGCAATTTAATAACCGTTCCTATTCGGGATGATTTAAATTTAGGCCCACAACCGCCTCCAGTCTCAGCACTTGATCGCCATCATCCTCAATTTCAGGGTCAACTATTTTCTCACCCTCATCATACTATACCTCCACAACAATTTTATGTACCACCACCATTACCAccaccttttcctcctcctcctcctcctctgccgcCGCCACCACcgcccccgccgccgccgccaccagGAGCATTAAGCCATTCAATGCGGTATTCTTTCCAGGCTCCGGGTACTCCTTATGTCCGTTATAGCCAAGTTCCTCCTCCATCAGTGACCTCTGTTCTGCCACCAGTTAACCAACCCTTTCAACATATCATTGCCCAGATGGTACCACGTATGAATCATCCTCTGCCAAGATTTCCTTCCACATTACGGGGTGGCCTTCCTGTAAAAGTCCGCAGACCGTACCAGTATAATCCTAACCCTTGGCTGCAGTTTCCTGAATATCAAAGACCTCTAAATCCTTcaatcacacagccaggaaaaatGAATCCTGGTGTATGGGCTGCATCAAGAGGACGACCTCAATTTCCATCAATGCAGGGTCCATTTCGAGGTGCGTTTTCAGGACCGTCTTATCCTGATCGGATGAGAAATAGACTCTATTAA